In one window of bacterium DNA:
- the recN gene encoding DNA repair protein RecN, producing the protein MLTELAVENLGVIERLNLVLGPGMTALTGETGAGKTLVVTAVDLLLGGRADSSLVRFGASEAIVEGRFDHQGEEVVLRRVVPAEGRARAYVDGRLASAATLAELGAELVDLHGQHEHQSLLRRVHQRAALDRFGDVDLAPLMEARAELADLNRRRAELGGDERSRAREIELCRFQLVELDEAGLEDPDEDELLKSEEAVLADAAASRNAARQAAMSLGADGAVGSGLAQIAAALESRPPLESQHERLVNLVAEVGDLSTELRRAAESIDENPARLAEVRQRRELLVDLRRKYGETVAEVMEFHRDLSVRLAELEDFDRLAKDLDGELDRRTAAVAETGAAVGEARREAAQTLGKEVTVNLRELAMTRAEVQVEVGDDPGDDVDILLSANSGAPGLSLTSAASGGELARVMLALRLVVSAGPPVLVFDEVDAGIGGQVAQTVGQALSRLTADHQVLVVTHLPQVAACADHQVSIAKHDDGASATMTAEPLDGEDRVVELSRMLSGSPDSQSARRHASELLAISQSG; encoded by the coding sequence ATGCTGACTGAGCTGGCGGTTGAGAACCTGGGGGTGATCGAGCGGCTCAATCTGGTGTTGGGACCGGGCATGACCGCGCTGACTGGGGAGACCGGGGCGGGAAAGACCTTGGTGGTGACCGCAGTTGACCTGCTCTTGGGCGGCCGGGCCGACTCGTCATTGGTACGGTTCGGGGCCAGCGAGGCCATTGTCGAGGGCCGCTTCGACCACCAGGGGGAGGAAGTGGTGCTTCGCAGGGTGGTGCCCGCCGAAGGTCGGGCAAGGGCCTATGTCGACGGCCGGCTGGCGTCGGCGGCTACCCTGGCCGAGCTGGGTGCAGAGCTAGTGGATTTGCACGGCCAACACGAGCACCAGTCCCTTTTGCGCCGGGTCCATCAACGGGCCGCGCTGGACAGATTCGGCGACGTGGACTTGGCCCCGCTCATGGAGGCTCGGGCTGAGTTGGCCGACCTGAATCGCCGACGGGCCGAGTTGGGCGGTGACGAACGATCCCGAGCTCGGGAGATCGAGCTGTGCCGATTCCAACTGGTCGAGCTAGACGAAGCTGGACTGGAAGACCCCGATGAGGATGAGTTGCTCAAGTCAGAAGAGGCGGTGTTGGCCGACGCCGCGGCCAGCCGGAATGCGGCTCGGCAGGCGGCGATGTCTCTGGGCGCCGATGGCGCAGTGGGTTCCGGGCTGGCCCAGATTGCCGCTGCCTTGGAGAGCCGTCCGCCGCTGGAGAGCCAGCATGAGCGGCTGGTCAACCTGGTGGCCGAGGTCGGAGACCTGTCAACCGAGCTGCGCCGCGCCGCCGAGTCCATCGACGAGAATCCGGCCCGATTGGCCGAGGTCCGCCAGCGCCGGGAGCTGTTGGTTGATCTGCGCCGCAAGTATGGGGAGACCGTGGCCGAGGTCATGGAGTTCCATCGTGATCTGTCTGTCCGCCTCGCCGAGTTGGAGGACTTCGACCGCCTGGCCAAAGACCTGGACGGAGAACTCGATCGTCGCACCGCTGCGGTGGCCGAAACCGGTGCCGCAGTTGGCGAGGCCCGGCGCGAGGCGGCCCAGACGCTGGGCAAAGAGGTGACCGTCAACCTGCGGGAATTGGCAATGACCCGCGCCGAGGTGCAAGTAGAGGTGGGCGACGATCCCGGTGACGACGTGGACATCCTGCTGTCGGCCAATAGCGGGGCCCCTGGCTTGTCGCTCACTTCGGCCGCATCAGGGGGAGAGCTGGCCCGGGTCATGCTGGCCCTGCGCCTGGTAGTCAGCGCCGGACCACCCGTGCTGGTGTTCGACGAGGTAGACGCCGGCATCGGTGGCCAAGTGGCCCAGACCGTAGGCCAGGCGCTTTCCCGCCTAACCGCTGATCACCAGGTGTTGGTGGTCACCCACTTGCCTCAGGTGGCAGCCTGCGCCGACCACCAGGTGAGCATCGCCAAGCACGACGATGGGGCATCTGCCACCATGACCGCCGAGCCCTTGGACGGCGAGGACCGGGTGGTCGAGCTCTCCCGCATGCTCTCTGGCTCGCCCGACAGCCAGAGCGCCCGCCGACACGCCTCCGAACTTCTCGCAATCTCTCAGAGTGGCTGA
- a CDS encoding NAD(+)/NADH kinase, protein MAAIAFFVHADRPEALKLAAELIGRLDGDGHEIRLSPESAEAVGRTELAHLDDHIGEKLDLAVSLGGDGSMLRAVTAVADDGVPVLGVNYGSLGYLTGIEPDSASEAVEQFLAGDYNIEERIRLRCRLGNGTEVSALNEAIVEKVDSGRTVNLAVHIDGEFFTSYAADGLIAATPTGSTAYSLSAGGPILAPTMNAVILTPVAPHTLFDRSLVLLPSSELVVEVLGDRPAAVAVDGRSLGELGEGGSLTVSVSDRPARLVTLGRRGFHQALKSSFGLSDR, encoded by the coding sequence ATGGCTGCGATCGCCTTCTTTGTTCATGCTGACCGGCCGGAAGCTCTGAAGTTGGCGGCTGAGCTGATCGGCCGATTGGACGGCGACGGCCATGAAATTCGGCTGTCGCCCGAATCTGCTGAGGCGGTGGGCCGCACCGAATTGGCCCATCTCGACGATCACATTGGCGAAAAGCTGGACTTGGCGGTGAGCTTGGGGGGAGACGGCTCCATGCTTAGGGCGGTGACCGCAGTGGCCGATGACGGGGTGCCGGTTCTCGGGGTCAACTACGGCTCACTGGGCTACCTGACCGGGATCGAGCCGGATTCCGCCTCGGAGGCAGTCGAGCAGTTCCTGGCCGGGGATTACAACATCGAAGAGCGCATCCGGCTGCGCTGTCGACTGGGAAACGGCACCGAGGTGAGCGCCCTCAATGAGGCCATCGTGGAGAAGGTGGACAGCGGGAGAACTGTCAATCTGGCCGTTCACATCGATGGGGAGTTCTTCACCAGCTACGCCGCCGATGGACTGATCGCGGCCACTCCTACCGGTTCAACGGCCTACTCCCTATCGGCGGGCGGACCCATTTTGGCCCCGACCATGAACGCAGTGATCCTGACCCCGGTGGCTCCCCACACGCTGTTCGACCGCAGCCTGGTGCTGCTGCCGTCAAGCGAACTGGTGGTGGAGGTGTTGGGCGACCGTCCGGCCGCAGTGGCGGTGGACGGCCGTTCGCTGGGAGAACTGGGCGAGGGAGGCTCGTTGACGGTTTCGGTTTCCGATCGGCCCGCTCGTCTTGTCACCCTGGGCCGAAGAGGCTTCCACCAAGCCCTCAAGTCGTCGTTCGGCCTGTCCGACCGCTGA
- a CDS encoding TlyA family RNA methyltransferase: MRGSRRRLDTELVRRGLVASRERAREAVAAGQVTVNGAVAHKAARLVLPGDALEVAGPPARYVSRGGEKLEGALAAFDLDVAGLRCCDVGASTGGFTDCLLQRGATGVVAIDVGRAQMHERLAGDSRVTVYERTDIRDVDPAGVGAPFDLVTTDVSFISLTSVLECLADLAAPGAPVVALVKPQFEVGRRQASRGRGVIRDPEQWQAALDRVLEAAVTAGLAPQAAAPSVLKGAQGNVEFFLHLIKGGTPASVDSSQAVTQVVTEGG, encoded by the coding sequence ATGAGAGGCTCGCGCCGGAGGCTGGACACGGAGTTGGTTCGCCGCGGGCTGGTTGCAAGTCGGGAGCGGGCCCGGGAGGCAGTAGCCGCTGGCCAGGTCACCGTGAACGGAGCAGTGGCCCATAAGGCCGCTCGTTTGGTCTTGCCCGGCGACGCCCTGGAGGTGGCCGGCCCGCCGGCTCGCTACGTGAGCCGGGGCGGCGAGAAGTTGGAGGGCGCACTGGCTGCCTTTGACTTGGACGTCGCCGGCTTGCGGTGCTGTGACGTTGGTGCGTCCACCGGGGGATTCACCGACTGCCTGTTGCAGCGCGGCGCGACCGGTGTGGTGGCCATTGATGTGGGCCGAGCCCAGATGCACGAGCGCTTGGCTGGCGACTCCCGGGTGACCGTGTATGAGCGCACCGATATCCGCGACGTCGACCCGGCGGGTGTTGGGGCGCCGTTCGACTTGGTAACCACCGATGTGTCCTTCATTTCGCTGACTTCGGTTTTGGAATGCCTGGCCGATCTGGCCGCGCCGGGCGCGCCCGTTGTGGCGTTGGTCAAGCCCCAATTCGAGGTGGGGCGAAGGCAGGCCAGCCGGGGCCGGGGCGTTATCCGCGACCCCGAGCAATGGCAGGCCGCGCTCGACCGGGTGCTGGAAGCAGCAGTCACCGCGGGCCTTGCCCCCCAAGCCGCCGCTCCTTCAGTGCTGAAAGGCGCCCAGGGAAACGTGGAGTTCTTCTTGCACCTGATAAAGGGCGGCACCCCCGCCTCGGTGGATTCTTCCCAAGCAGTGACCCAAGTTGTCACCGAGGGCGGATAG
- a CDS encoding HAD hydrolase-like protein, producing the protein MLDLDGVIWVGGTAIPGAAGAVERLRQAGANLVFVTNMSMLTVADQEAKLADCGIDASGLVITSATAAGQLISPGERVLVVGGPGIDEAVELAGAKVCSSGPADAVVVGMDPSFNYDTLGRAMRAVRGGARLIGTNHDPSYPTERGLEPGGGSLLAAVATAAEAVPIMAGKPNQPIVDCVRSRIGDTGVVVGDRPDSDGLFAQALEYEFALVLSGVTEADDLPVSPEPQYCAPDLAALVDQMGLE; encoded by the coding sequence GTGCTGGACTTGGACGGAGTGATCTGGGTAGGCGGAACGGCAATTCCTGGCGCAGCGGGAGCCGTTGAGCGGTTGCGCCAGGCAGGCGCAAACCTGGTGTTCGTCACCAATATGTCGATGCTCACTGTGGCCGACCAGGAGGCCAAGCTGGCTGACTGCGGGATCGACGCCTCCGGGTTGGTGATTACCTCTGCCACTGCCGCGGGCCAACTCATCTCTCCCGGCGAGCGGGTGCTGGTGGTGGGGGGTCCCGGTATCGACGAGGCGGTGGAGTTGGCCGGTGCCAAGGTGTGCTCTTCTGGTCCCGCTGACGCGGTGGTGGTGGGCATGGACCCCAGCTTCAACTACGACACCCTCGGTCGGGCCATGAGGGCGGTTCGGGGAGGCGCCCGGCTGATCGGCACCAATCACGATCCCAGCTACCCCACTGAGCGGGGACTGGAGCCGGGGGGTGGGTCTCTTTTGGCCGCGGTGGCGACCGCCGCGGAAGCGGTGCCCATAATGGCGGGTAAGCCCAACCAGCCCATTGTCGATTGCGTGCGCAGCAGAATCGGCGACACCGGCGTGGTGGTGGGGGACCGCCCCGACTCCGACGGCCTATTCGCCCAGGCATTGGAGTACGAGTTCGCACTGGTGCTGAGCGGTGTGACCGAAGCCGACGACCTGCCGGTGTCGCCGGAGCCGCAGTACTGCGCCCCCGATCTGGCTGCCCTGGTCGACCAAATGGGACTTGAATAG
- a CDS encoding PIN domain-containing protein, which produces MTRVFVDTGAWYALGASTDLSHERAVALLSEHAGRLATTDHVLVETWAVARSRHHRVAADELVATIVNRNLAEVLTATPQDISAALQTGERFSDQDFSMVDRTSWAVMERYGIQEAVSFDADFAVYRYGRDLRQAFTIHR; this is translated from the coding sequence GTGACGCGTGTCTTTGTGGACACCGGGGCGTGGTACGCCCTCGGTGCAAGCACCGACTTGTCCCATGAACGGGCCGTAGCTTTGTTGAGCGAGCACGCCGGTCGGCTGGCCACTACTGATCATGTGCTCGTGGAGACGTGGGCGGTGGCCAGAAGCCGACATCATCGTGTGGCCGCCGACGAGTTGGTGGCGACCATCGTGAACAGGAATCTCGCCGAGGTTCTGACGGCGACGCCCCAGGACATTTCAGCCGCCTTGCAGACTGGCGAGCGGTTCAGCGATCAGGATTTCTCAATGGTCGACCGGACGAGCTGGGCGGTCATGGAGCGCTACGGCATCCAAGAGGCGGTGTCATTCGACGCCGACTTCGCCGTCTACCGCTATGGCCGTGATTTGCGGCAAGCCTTCACCATCCACCGCTGA
- a CDS encoding 2-oxoacid:acceptor oxidoreductase subunit alpha, which yields MTDTVPRTVGTQELNRLVVRFAGDSGDGMQLTGDRFTSASALFGNDLATLPEFPAEIRAPQGTLAGVSAFQVQVSDHDITTPGDAPNVLVAMNPAALRKELMHLEMGGTVIVNQDAFVERNLTKAGYDSDPLQDGSLDNYTLFKVPMTTITKEVCKDLGVKPRDAERSKNFFALGLLSWLYNRPAQPTLDWISAKFKRQQLIADANTAAFKAGMAFGETAELFDFTYEVKPAALEPGTYTNVNGNTALSWGLIAASQQAKVPLFLGSYPITPASDILHELSQRKNFGVRTLQAEDEIAAVCAALGASFGGHLGVTTTSGPGIALKGETIGLAVSLELPLLVINIQRGGPSTGLPTKTESADLMQAMYGRHGESPVPIVAAYSPSQCFFAAIEAARIALKYRTPVILLSDGYLANGSEPWLLPDVSTLPDLTVEFATGPNHTEEDGTEVFWPYLRDPETKARPWAVPGTPGLTHRIGGIEKEDGSGNINYEPDNHGYMVKLREERVAHIANDIPPTMLDGDVDDADLLVLGWGSTWGAITSAVMRAREEGRKVAHAHVTHLNPLPSDLGDIVRRYPKVMVPEMNLGQFCRIIRAEFLVDAQSVAKVEGVPFIAAELHSHIVGALDD from the coding sequence GTGACTGACACCGTGCCGCGTACCGTCGGGACGCAGGAGTTGAACCGCTTGGTAGTTCGGTTCGCGGGCGACTCTGGCGATGGAATGCAGCTCACCGGTGACCGATTCACCAGTGCCAGCGCGCTGTTCGGCAACGACCTGGCCACACTGCCGGAGTTCCCCGCCGAGATCAGGGCGCCTCAGGGAACGCTGGCCGGGGTGTCGGCATTCCAGGTGCAGGTTTCCGACCACGACATCACCACCCCCGGTGACGCTCCCAACGTGCTGGTGGCCATGAACCCGGCCGCCCTGCGCAAGGAGCTGATGCATCTGGAGATGGGCGGGACCGTGATCGTGAACCAGGACGCGTTCGTGGAGCGCAACCTGACCAAGGCCGGCTACGACAGCGATCCGTTACAGGACGGCAGCCTGGACAACTACACGCTGTTCAAGGTGCCGATGACCACCATCACCAAGGAAGTCTGCAAGGACCTGGGGGTGAAGCCCCGCGACGCCGAGCGGTCCAAGAACTTCTTCGCTTTGGGTCTGCTCTCATGGCTTTACAACCGCCCGGCCCAGCCCACCCTGGATTGGATCTCGGCCAAGTTCAAGCGCCAGCAACTCATCGCCGACGCCAACACGGCCGCCTTCAAAGCGGGAATGGCATTCGGCGAGACCGCCGAGCTGTTCGACTTCACCTACGAGGTGAAGCCGGCCGCACTGGAACCGGGGACCTACACCAACGTGAACGGCAACACCGCCCTGTCGTGGGGTCTGATAGCCGCCAGTCAGCAAGCCAAGGTTCCCCTGTTCTTGGGGTCATATCCCATCACCCCGGCCAGCGACATCCTCCACGAGCTGAGCCAGCGCAAGAACTTCGGGGTGCGCACCCTCCAGGCTGAAGACGAGATCGCCGCGGTCTGTGCCGCCCTCGGCGCTTCCTTCGGCGGCCATCTGGGCGTGACCACCACTAGCGGTCCGGGCATTGCCCTCAAAGGCGAGACCATCGGCCTGGCCGTGAGCCTCGAGCTGCCGCTGTTGGTGATCAACATCCAGCGGGGCGGGCCCTCCACCGGGCTGCCGACCAAGACCGAGAGCGCCGATCTGATGCAGGCCATGTACGGGCGCCACGGCGAGTCGCCGGTGCCCATCGTGGCTGCCTACTCCCCGTCGCAGTGCTTCTTCGCCGCCATTGAGGCCGCCCGCATTGCCCTCAAGTACCGCACCCCGGTGATCCTGCTGTCCGACGGCTATCTGGCCAACGGCAGCGAGCCCTGGCTTCTACCCGACGTGTCGACGCTGCCCGACTTGACGGTGGAGTTCGCCACCGGGCCCAACCACACCGAAGAAGACGGCACCGAGGTGTTCTGGCCCTACCTGCGCGACCCCGAGACCAAGGCCCGCCCCTGGGCGGTTCCCGGCACGCCGGGCCTCACCCACCGCATCGGCGGCATTGAGAAAGAAGACGGCAGCGGCAACATCAACTACGAGCCCGACAATCATGGCTATATGGTGAAGCTGCGCGAGGAGCGGGTGGCCCACATTGCCAACGACATCCCGCCCACCATGCTGGACGGCGACGTCGACGACGCCGATCTGCTGGTGCTGGGCTGGGGCTCCACATGGGGCGCCATCACCAGCGCCGTCATGCGGGCTCGGGAGGAGGGCCGCAAGGTGGCCCATGCCCACGTGACCCACCTGAATCCGCTGCCCAGCGATCTGGGCGACATCGTCCGGCGCTATCCCAAGGTGATGGTGCCGGAGATGAACCTGGGCCAGTTCTGCCGCATCATCCGGGCCGAGTTCCTGGTCGATGCCCAATCGGTGGCCAAGGTGGAGGGGGTTCCCTTTATCGCTGCCGAACTTCACTCACACATTGTTGGAGCTCTTGATGACTGA
- a CDS encoding 2-oxoacid:ferredoxin oxidoreductase subunit beta produces the protein MTDVPTTTKADWTSDQEVRWCPGCGDYSILTAVQLLMPELEVRREDTVFVSGIGCAARFPYYMNTYGVHGIHGRAPALATGLAMARPELHVWVVGGDGDMLSIGGNHLLHSLRRNVNLNILLFNNQIYGLTKGQYSPTSEIGKVTKSTPAGSIDEPFNPVSVALGAEASFVARTHDMDRQHMMDMFRRAHDFPGAAFVEVFQNCNVFNDGAFGAITKKDKRASMLIHLEHGQPIRFGEDNEKGVVINPQGSAEVVDVADVGESALLVHDETRQDPSLAFALSRLSAGPFEPTPIGVYRAVERSEYAGEASKQLAMAQEQSGPGDLEALLHSRPTWEVS, from the coding sequence ATGACTGACGTGCCCACAACCACCAAGGCCGACTGGACCAGCGACCAAGAAGTCCGCTGGTGCCCCGGCTGCGGGGACTACTCGATTCTCACCGCGGTGCAGCTTCTCATGCCCGAGCTCGAGGTGCGCCGTGAAGACACCGTGTTCGTCTCCGGTATCGGTTGCGCGGCCCGGTTCCCGTACTACATGAACACTTACGGCGTTCACGGCATCCACGGACGGGCTCCGGCACTGGCCACCGGCCTGGCCATGGCCCGCCCTGAGTTGCATGTGTGGGTAGTGGGCGGCGACGGCGACATGCTGTCCATCGGGGGCAATCACCTGCTGCACTCCCTTCGCCGCAACGTGAACCTCAACATCTTGTTGTTCAACAACCAGATCTACGGCCTGACCAAGGGCCAGTACTCGCCCACCAGCGAGATCGGCAAGGTCACCAAGTCCACCCCGGCGGGAAGCATCGACGAGCCGTTCAACCCCGTTTCGGTTGCCCTGGGAGCGGAGGCCAGCTTCGTGGCCCGCACCCACGACATGGACCGCCAGCACATGATGGACATGTTCCGGCGGGCCCACGATTTCCCCGGCGCCGCCTTTGTGGAGGTGTTCCAGAACTGCAACGTGTTCAACGATGGGGCGTTTGGGGCCATCACCAAGAAGGACAAGCGGGCCTCCATGCTCATTCACCTTGAGCACGGCCAGCCCATCCGCTTCGGCGAGGACAACGAAAAGGGTGTGGTCATCAATCCCCAGGGCAGCGCAGAGGTGGTCGATGTGGCCGACGTCGGCGAATCGGCCCTGCTGGTGCATGACGAGACCCGTCAAGATCCCAGCCTGGCCTTCGCCCTGTCCCGGCTCTCGGCCGGCCCGTTCGAGCCCACTCCCATCGGGGTGTATAGGGCAGTGGAGCGCTCGGAGTACGCCGGCGAGGCCAGCAAGCAGTTGGCCATGGCCCAAGAGCAGTCTGGTCCCGGCGACCTCGAGGCTCTGCTCCACTCCCGGCCCACCTGGGAAGTCTCCTGA
- a CDS encoding class I fructose-bisphosphate aldolase, which translates to MVDIEGLLGDEAESLLSHESKTIPREDLSLPGPDFVDRVMASTDRSPQVLRNLQSLFDHGRLGGTGYVSILPVDQGIEHSGAASFAPNPRYFDPAGIVELAIEGGCNAVASTFGVLGATSRRFAHRIPYIVKLNHNELLTYPNKFDQVMFGSVEQAYDMGAAGVGATIYFGSEEATRQIQEVAEAFHRAHELGMFTVLWCYLRNSDFKVDGTDYHAAADLTGQANHIGVTIEADIIKQKLPENNGGYTALGFGKTHKLVYDELTTDHPIDLTRWQVANCYMGRIGLINSGGASSGASDLAEAVRTAVVNKRAGGLGLISGRKAFQRPVAEGIELLNAIQDVYLSDSVTVA; encoded by the coding sequence ATCGTGGACATAGAAGGACTTTTGGGCGACGAGGCTGAATCGCTTCTATCGCATGAATCCAAGACCATTCCCCGCGAAGATTTGAGCCTTCCCGGCCCAGATTTCGTGGACCGTGTGATGGCCAGCACCGACCGCTCGCCCCAGGTGCTGCGCAACCTCCAGTCGCTGTTCGACCACGGCCGGTTGGGAGGCACCGGCTACGTGTCCATCCTGCCGGTGGACCAGGGCATCGAGCACTCGGGCGCGGCCTCATTCGCTCCCAATCCCCGGTACTTCGATCCCGCTGGGATTGTGGAGCTGGCCATCGAGGGAGGCTGCAACGCGGTGGCTTCCACCTTCGGTGTGCTGGGGGCCACCTCTCGTCGCTTCGCCCACCGCATTCCGTACATCGTCAAGCTCAACCACAACGAGTTGCTCACCTATCCGAACAAGTTCGACCAGGTGATGTTCGGATCGGTGGAGCAGGCCTACGACATGGGCGCGGCCGGCGTGGGGGCCACCATCTACTTCGGCTCTGAGGAGGCCACCCGCCAGATCCAGGAAGTGGCCGAGGCCTTCCACCGGGCCCATGAGCTCGGGATGTTCACCGTTTTGTGGTGCTACCTGCGGAACTCTGATTTCAAGGTGGACGGCACCGACTACCACGCCGCCGCCGATCTCACCGGTCAGGCCAACCACATCGGGGTGACCATCGAAGCCGACATCATCAAGCAGAAGCTCCCCGAGAACAACGGCGGCTATACCGCCCTCGGGTTCGGCAAGACCCACAAGTTGGTGTACGACGAGCTCACCACCGATCACCCGATCGACCTCACCCGCTGGCAGGTGGCCAACTGCTACATGGGCCGGATTGGGCTGATCAACTCCGGCGGTGCCTCGTCGGGGGCCAGCGATCTGGCCGAGGCAGTGCGCACCGCGGTGGTCAACAAGCGGGCTGGCGGCCTGGGCCTCATCAGCGGTCGCAAGGCCTTCCAGCGCCCCGTCGCCGAGGGCATCGAGCTCCTCAACGCCATCCAAGACGTCTACCTCTCCGACTCGGTAACCGTCGCCTAA